The region TGGTCGATCTGGTGCGGCGACCCCGGGAGCGCGTCCGCGGTCCCAAGCTGCTGTGGGCGGCCGGCTTGTTCGTCCAGCCGGTCGGGCCGGTGCTGTATCTCACTGTCGGGCGACGGCGCGGGTAGGACCCACCAGCCGACCCTGGGGACAACTCCGGCACCGTCCGCAGACGCGTGTCTACTGTGCCGCGCATGACTGCATTCACTGGATTCCCCGACGACACCTGGACCCTTCTTCCCCGCATCGGATCACACGACCGACGCTGGCTGGCCGAGCATCGCGACACCTACCGGGAGTCGGTCCTCGAACCAGCCCGCGTTCTCGTCGCTGCGCTGGCCGACCCGTTGCGCGCCGCCGTATCTCCCGGGTTGCAGGCGGTGCCCAGCGTGAACGGTTCCATCGCCCCTGTCATCAACGATGCGCGTTTCGCCACGGCCACCGAGTGCAAGGATCACGTCCTGTTGCGGTTCTGGGAGGGCGACGACAAGTACTCGAGCAGCACCCTCAGCCTGCGTCTGTCCGCCAACGAGATCGAGTTCGCCGCGGGCCGCCGTTTCGATCCCAGCGCCATTCCGGACTATCGGGCGGCTGTCGCCGGACCCGCAGGTGTCGCGTTGGCCGGGATCCTGGCGGAACTTCGGACAGCTCGGCCGGCACTACGCATCACCGAGCCAGAACTGCGCCGAGTGCCCGCTGGGTATGACCCGGAACATCCGCAGGCCGATTTGTTGCGGCATCGCTCGCTGCGCGTGGGCTGGGTCGAGTCCCGGCCACGCTGCACGACCGGCCAACGATTCGTCCCGTGGATCACCCGCCGGGCGGCGTTGCTGGCAGATCTACACGGTTGGTTGCGTGACTGCTGCTGACGCGGAAGATCCGTCCACAGATCCCCAGCGGTCCACCATGCGCCGCAGCACGCGCCGCCAGGCATGCCGGAAGTAGTCGCTTACCTCGTCCCAGTCGCTACCCCTCCCGATGCCCTGGTGCGTGATGTCGACCCTCGTTCCGCCGTCCGCCCTTTCTCCGTTTTCGACGCCGGTGAACTCGACCACGACCCAGGTGAGCGCCCGCCCCACGCTCAGGTGACCGGGAGTGTTCCAGCTGAACGACAGCATGCGGTCAGGGACGTAGCTGAGGATTTGGCAACCCGCGGAGCCCCGGTTGCCGTCGTCGTTCTCAGGTAGGAACAACAATTCGAAAGCGCCGCCGACCCGCAGGTCGATGTGCGCTTCGGGGACGGGCCACC is a window of Candidatus Nanopelagicales bacterium DNA encoding:
- a CDS encoding PLD nuclease N-terminal domain-containing protein, which codes for MAKANWDDMSGRQRTLIVVGTAVEVVVTTVAVVDLVRRPRERVRGPKLLWAAGLFVQPVGPVLYLTVGRRRG
- a CDS encoding DUF2461 family protein, which encodes MTAFTGFPDDTWTLLPRIGSHDRRWLAEHRDTYRESVLEPARVLVAALADPLRAAVSPGLQAVPSVNGSIAPVINDARFATATECKDHVLLRFWEGDDKYSSSTLSLRLSANEIEFAAGRRFDPSAIPDYRAAVAGPAGVALAGILAELRTARPALRITEPELRRVPAGYDPEHPQADLLRHRSLRVGWVESRPRCTTGQRFVPWITRRAALLADLHGWLRDCC